In Chitinophaga nivalis, a single genomic region encodes these proteins:
- the cfa gene encoding cyclopropane fatty acyl phospholipid synthase has translation MKKERAKKIVTRLLSAAGITVNGNQPADIQIYNDDFYRKVLLSGSMGLGESYMEAWWDCRKLDEFFCRVLRARLEHNIRKDLTMLLEIIPARLFNLQSPAMAFRNGRKHYDIGNDLFESMLDKRMTYTCGFWEHAHSIDEAQEHKLDLTCRKLKLQPGQQVLDIGCGWGSFAKFAAERYGVRVTGITISEEQAAWALSRCKGLPVDIKVMDYRQLTGKFDAIASLGMFEHVGAGNYQTFMRVAHQCLHENGLLLLHTIGGNRPSPFTDKWLNKYIFPHAVIPAISQIGRAIEGWFVMEHWQNFSVDYDKTLLAWYENVNAHWSQLSAKYGQLFFRMWKYYLLSCAGSFRARDSQLWQIVLSPHGVPGGYRFKGA, from the coding sequence ATGAAAAAGGAAAGAGCAAAGAAGATTGTCACACGCCTCTTATCTGCCGCCGGGATCACTGTCAATGGCAACCAACCTGCAGATATACAAATTTATAATGATGATTTTTATCGCAAAGTACTGTTATCCGGTTCGATGGGACTGGGAGAGTCCTATATGGAGGCATGGTGGGACTGCCGGAAGCTGGATGAATTCTTTTGCCGGGTGTTGCGTGCCAGGCTGGAACATAATATCAGAAAAGATCTGACAATGCTGCTGGAAATTATACCGGCACGCCTGTTCAATCTGCAAAGTCCCGCCATGGCTTTTCGCAACGGCAGGAAACATTATGATATTGGGAACGACCTGTTCGAAAGTATGCTGGATAAGCGGATGACCTATACCTGCGGCTTCTGGGAACATGCACATTCTATTGATGAAGCCCAGGAACATAAACTGGATCTTACCTGTCGCAAACTGAAGCTGCAACCCGGGCAACAGGTATTGGACATTGGCTGTGGCTGGGGGAGCTTTGCAAAATTTGCCGCAGAAAGATATGGTGTCCGGGTGACAGGTATTACTATTTCGGAGGAACAGGCAGCATGGGCGTTGTCACGTTGCAAGGGGCTGCCGGTAGACATTAAAGTCATGGACTACCGGCAACTGACGGGTAAATTTGATGCCATTGCCTCACTGGGCATGTTTGAACATGTGGGTGCAGGCAATTACCAGACCTTTATGCGTGTCGCACACCAATGCCTGCACGAAAACGGCTTGCTGCTGTTGCATACGATCGGCGGCAACCGGCCTTCTCCTTTTACAGACAAATGGCTCAATAAGTATATCTTCCCGCATGCGGTGATACCCGCTATCAGCCAGATAGGCCGGGCCATAGAAGGATGGTTCGTCATGGAACACTGGCAGAACTTCAGTGTGGATTATGATAAAACCCTGCTGGCCTGGTATGAAAATGTCAACGCCCACTGGTCGCAGCTGTCTGCGAAATATGGCCAGCTCTTTTTCAGAATGTGGAAGTACTATCTGTTGTCCTGTGCCGGTTCTTTCCGGGCAAGAGACAGCCAGCTGTGGCAGATCGTGCTTTCTCCCCATGGCGTGCCGGGTGGATACCGGTTTAAAGGCGCCTGA
- a CDS encoding polyprenyl synthetase family protein, with protein MNTLAEVTALYQTHFNNLIFPSGPPLLYDSIRYFLNGGGKRIRPVLCLLGNQLFNEIHEDAFHACHAIELFHNYSLTHDDIMDSSPLRRNRPTLHVKYNTSTAILAGDVLLIHAFTQINHLRELYKQPIAALFTTTAQQICEGQQMDVNFEATDLAAISYADYLQMITYKTAVLLAASVRIGAIIGGATPQQQADSYDFGKNLGIAFQIQDDYLDAFGDPAQTGKQPGGDILENKKTALLIKTMELSNTSQQADLRAAMQQDGAEKIAAVLQLYKACGADKWAMQTIGEYTAAARNYLDQISVPPHRKSALTELSNQLLERKQ; from the coding sequence ATGAATACACTCGCTGAAGTTACCGCTTTGTATCAGACGCATTTCAACAACCTCATTTTTCCCTCCGGACCACCGCTGTTATATGATTCTATCCGATATTTCCTGAACGGAGGTGGGAAAAGAATCCGGCCGGTATTATGTTTGCTGGGAAATCAGCTTTTTAATGAGATTCATGAAGATGCTTTCCATGCCTGTCATGCCATTGAGTTATTCCACAACTACAGCCTCACGCATGACGATATTATGGATAGCTCTCCCCTGCGGCGCAACAGGCCTACCCTGCATGTAAAATACAATACCTCCACGGCCATTCTTGCCGGCGATGTATTGCTGATACATGCCTTCACGCAAATCAATCATCTGCGTGAACTATACAAACAACCCATCGCAGCTTTATTTACCACCACGGCACAACAAATCTGTGAAGGACAACAAATGGATGTCAATTTTGAAGCAACAGACCTTGCTGCCATCAGTTATGCCGATTACTTACAGATGATTACCTATAAAACAGCTGTATTACTGGCTGCCAGTGTGCGTATCGGTGCGATCATCGGCGGCGCCACACCGCAACAGCAGGCAGACAGCTATGACTTCGGCAAAAACCTGGGCATTGCTTTTCAGATACAGGACGATTACCTGGATGCTTTCGGCGACCCTGCGCAAACAGGTAAACAACCAGGTGGCGACATCCTCGAAAACAAAAAAACCGCCTTGCTGATTAAAACGATGGAACTGAGCAATACCAGTCAGCAAGCAGACTTACGGGCCGCCATGCAACAAGACGGTGCGGAAAAAATAGCGGCGGTACTACAATTGTACAAAGCTTGCGGGGCAGACAAATGGGCCATGCAGACCATCGGCGAATACACTGCTGCTGCGCGCAATTACCTCGACCAGATTAGCGTACCACCCCATCGGAAAAGTGCATTAACAGAACTCAGTAACCAACTGCTCGAACGCAAACAATAA
- a CDS encoding VOC family protein → MKKLISQQKITTCLWFDTQAAEAVDYYLRIFKDAQKGIVTYYGKEDIDIHGMPEGTELTIAFTLEGQSFLAMNGGPHFQFTPAISLVVNCDTQEEIDYYWQHLIQGGDEKAQMCGWLKDKYGLSWQIVPTILPELLQDPDETKSGKVMQAIHKMKKLDIAALQAAYHQ, encoded by the coding sequence ATGAAAAAGCTTATTTCCCAACAAAAAATCACTACCTGTCTTTGGTTCGACACGCAGGCGGCCGAAGCGGTGGATTATTACCTCCGCATTTTTAAAGATGCCCAAAAAGGTATCGTGACCTATTATGGTAAAGAAGATATTGACATCCACGGCATGCCTGAAGGAACGGAGCTGACCATTGCATTTACGCTCGAAGGCCAGTCTTTCCTCGCCATGAATGGCGGGCCTCATTTCCAGTTTACACCAGCCATTTCTTTGGTAGTGAATTGTGATACACAGGAAGAAATAGATTATTACTGGCAACACCTCATTCAGGGGGGAGATGAAAAAGCACAGATGTGTGGCTGGCTGAAAGATAAATATGGTTTATCCTGGCAGATTGTACCAACCATCCTGCCGGAGTTATTGCAGGACCCGGATGAAACGAAATCCGGTAAGGTGATGCAGGCCATCCACAAGATGAAAAAGCTGGATATCGCCGCTTTGCAGGCAGCCTATCATCAATGA
- a CDS encoding VIT1/CCC1 transporter family protein — MDHKEYHLKSSDFLRDVVIGMSDGLTVPFALAAGLSGAVSSNSIVITAGIAEIVAGSIAMGLGGYLAGKTEQEHYQSELQKEYQEVAEIPEKELQEVKDIFADYGIDAAGQELIARALAKDKDRWVDFMMKFELGLEKPDINRARNAALTIGLAYIVGGLLPLSSYFVTDHPQEGLILSVVITTICLFVFGFFKSRITGQPPLQGALKVTAIGLIAAAAAFGIAKMIG, encoded by the coding sequence ATGGATCATAAAGAGTATCATTTAAAAAGCTCAGATTTTCTGAGGGATGTAGTTATCGGTATGAGTGATGGATTGACGGTGCCTTTTGCATTGGCAGCTGGATTGAGTGGAGCCGTGAGCAGCAATTCCATTGTGATTACAGCCGGTATTGCGGAGATTGTGGCAGGCAGTATTGCCATGGGGCTAGGAGGGTATCTGGCAGGTAAAACGGAGCAGGAACATTATCAGAGTGAGTTGCAGAAAGAATATCAGGAAGTAGCGGAAATACCGGAGAAAGAATTACAGGAAGTGAAAGATATTTTCGCAGATTATGGTATAGATGCCGCAGGGCAGGAGTTGATTGCCCGTGCATTGGCAAAGGATAAGGACCGGTGGGTGGACTTTATGATGAAGTTTGAACTGGGGCTCGAGAAGCCGGATATCAACAGGGCACGTAATGCCGCATTGACTATTGGCCTGGCTTACATTGTCGGTGGCTTGTTACCTTTGTCCTCTTATTTTGTTACCGATCACCCGCAGGAAGGGTTGATTTTATCGGTAGTGATTACGACCATTTGTCTGTTTGTATTTGGATTTTTTAAAAGCAGGATTACCGGCCAGCCGCCTTTGCAAGGTGCGCTGAAAGTAACGGCTATTGGGTTGATTGCGGCGGCTGCAGCTTTTGGCATCGCCAAAATGATAGGATAG
- a CDS encoding dienelactone hydrolase family protein, giving the protein MKYIFLFILMTATIHMTAQLKPVVYADGNLKLTGQAIKPAHGHKQKGGILILPAWMGIDAHAKNTATRLSELGYYAFIADIYGENNYPHNTQEASQLVGYYKKNYQVYQTRIKLALDELIKSGANPAKIVVIGYCFGGTGALEAARANMPVQGVVSFHGGLGKDTTRPAVKINAHVLACHGADDPYEPVAGVLAFQQEMKTAAADWQFISYANAVHSFTDPASGNNPASGAAYNKLAANRSWQHMLDFLKEIL; this is encoded by the coding sequence ATGAAATACATATTTTTATTTATTTTGATGACAGCAACGATACATATGACGGCCCAATTGAAACCAGTTGTTTATGCAGATGGCAACCTGAAATTAACCGGCCAGGCGATAAAGCCGGCACATGGCCATAAACAGAAAGGAGGCATCCTGATTTTGCCTGCCTGGATGGGCATTGACGCACATGCTAAAAATACAGCCACCAGGCTGTCGGAATTAGGCTATTATGCTTTTATCGCAGACATCTACGGCGAGAACAACTATCCGCATAATACCCAGGAGGCCAGTCAGCTGGTAGGGTACTACAAAAAGAATTACCAGGTATATCAGACCCGTATTAAACTGGCGTTGGATGAGCTGATTAAATCAGGCGCCAATCCGGCAAAGATTGTGGTGATAGGCTATTGTTTCGGCGGTACCGGCGCGCTGGAAGCGGCGAGAGCGAATATGCCCGTGCAGGGAGTGGTTTCTTTTCATGGTGGATTGGGTAAGGATACTACCCGGCCTGCTGTAAAAATAAATGCGCATGTGCTGGCCTGTCACGGTGCAGATGATCCGTATGAACCAGTGGCCGGTGTGCTGGCATTTCAGCAGGAAATGAAAACAGCTGCGGCAGACTGGCAGTTTATTTCCTATGCCAATGCGGTACATTCCTTTACAGACCCGGCATCCGGTAACAATCCTGCTTCCGGTGCAGCCTACAACAAACTGGCGGCCAATCGTTCCTGGCAGCATATGTTGGATTTTCTGAAAGAAATACTGTAA